Proteins from one Thermobifida alba genomic window:
- the rpmH gene encoding 50S ribosomal protein L34 — protein MSKRTYQPNNRRRAKTHGFRLRMRTRAGRAIIAARRRKGRGALTVSH, from the coding sequence GTGAGCAAGCGTACGTACCAGCCGAACAATCGGCGTCGCGCCAAGACCCACGGTTTCCGGCTGCGCATGCGTACCCGTGCCGGTCGCGCGATCATCGCTGCGCGTCGGCGCAAGGGGCGCGGAGCGCTGACCGTCAGCCACTAG